A window of Phragmites australis chromosome 2, lpPhrAust1.1, whole genome shotgun sequence genomic DNA:
ATTGAGCATTCGAGATGAACTGTACACTAGAGCAGCATTTTATCAGTGCTTAAACTAAATGTGGTAAAAGGTAACTGCAAACTGCTGATGTCTCACAGTTACATTGGTggtgatcacttgttgaccgcatgcatattctgagacTGAAATGGTGTGCTTCATGCATGGAGCAAAGGTTGACCAGACTGTTATGCCGATGTGTAGCTTCCGcgcaaaacacttaacataTAAGTTGAGTGAATATTTTATCTTGGAAACAAAATTTTATCAGCTGCAGTCCTTGTTTTATAGTATTGTAAGATTCACGAGATATTGTAGAGGTAAGGAGGCGGGAGCAGGATGACAGTAAACCTGAAAAAGGAATATGCAAATGCCATATGCTTAGGATAAAATACAACTATTTCTGGCACTGTAAAACACAGATAGACACTGGAAACTGACATAATAGATTTGAAACTCCTGACACAGTTCATATGTCAGGAAAGTAACTGAATATTGTTGATCGGAGACAATGGCACTTTAGTTTACATATAAAATGAGCTGTAGAGTGGTTTCATTGTTGTTACAAgttaatttttcatgaataagtGGAAACAATGGCATTTAGTTTACATATAAACGAGGTGTAGAGTGGTATCATTGTTATTACAAgttaatttttcatgaatacATGTACCAGACATTATGTGAGTGTATCATACCATTTTGCATCTGTATTTGAGAGTATCTCAACTTGTAATCTGACAAATTCCTTCTTTGCTTTTTATCAGTGAGTACTCTATGCAGCTGAATGCTTCTCGCATCAAAGTTCTTCAAGCTCAGGATGATTTGGTTAACAAAATGAAAGAGGATGCCATGAAGGAAGTACTCCTTGTCAGCCAAAACCACCATGAATACAAGAACCTTTTAAAAGAGCTCATTGTTCAGGTTTGGACGAATATAACATCCACACTTAatctccctttctttaaaactCCAACAAGAGGGCATCTAAAGTCTGTACACAAAATgacatatataaatattaagGTATGTTGAAATCTTAAATCACAGCCTAGGCTCAGAAACTGGAGTACTTTCTGCTCTGTGGCATCTAGATCTCAGTTTATCTGAATTAATGTCATGCTGCTTAATAGGGTCAAATATGCTATGTGCCATTCTGGGACCGTCTGATTGTTGCTTCCTCGTATTGTCAAAAATCAGTCTCTTTGATCAAATGCAGGGCTTGCTTCGGTTGAAAGAACCAGCTGTATTGCTCCGTTGCCGTAAGGAAGATCACCATCATGTGGAATCAGTACTGCATTCAGCGAAGCATGAGTATGCATCAAAAGCAGATGTCCATGAGCCAGAGATACTTGTTGACCACAATGTGTACCTGCCATCTGCTCCAAGCCATCATGATTCTCATGTCCAGTTTTGGTAATGCTTCTTCTGTCACAGTTACTATTTTATTGCTCATGGTTGCCTATTTCTGCTGCCTGTGACATGCTAAAATATGTATTTGGTGCATCAGATCGTGGCAGCACTGAGCTTAcctctatattttttatgaatgGCTGGCTACTGTACTCTGCTATGTCATATTCTGTGTTCTTTTTCTGCAGAGGCAAAGATACATTCAATATTATGATATCGCACTAGACTATGGCAACCTGTCCTGCACTAATACATGTCTGTCTTGGTAAAATGAttaaacatgaaaaaaaaagagaaaatacttCCAATTTGTTGCTGCAATCATCACATTTCTTTTGTTGCATAAAAAACAATCCATCTTTTGCGCTATTTGGTACATAGCATGATTTCTATGTATGCTTAAAGATATGTTGGTCTTAGTATCTTCTTGAAACCTGGAATTCCATATACGTATAATCTTCTTCCAATAGTTTGAAGCTGGTTGTTCACCCCAATCTTGGTGATAATTCTTATCTTTATTTATGCTAAAAATATTTGTTTATTCAGCTCCGGAGGTGTTGTGCTGGCTTCTCGAGATGGAAAGATTGTGTGTGAGAATACACTTGATGCAAGGCTGGAAGTTGTCTTCCGCAAGAAGTTACCCGAGGTGCCTAAGTCATATCATTTTCTTAAATAATTTTGTTATACCAAACTCGTGAGTTTGCATCATGTCCAGTGGCCTTTATTTAACAGAAAATATGCTAACAAGTTTACAATGTTCTGCTTTATCCATCACCAATGTTTTCTCATTTACGAGTGCATTCTGGGTGTTTTGCAGAGCAATTGATTATCACTTGATCATGAAATCTTGAGTTTTAACCGGGTTAATGCAATCCTCTTGTCCTTGCAGATCCGCAAGCTTCTTTTTGTTCAGAGTGTGGCCTAATCCTTTCTTGCTACTCAGTGATGGTACAGCTGCTGCTATGTAATGGCTCTGCTGGTTCCACCGCTGCATCTGTAAGGAGTTCCGCCTGTTTTTGCCAAATTGATTGTTTAAAGTATTCATCGTCTATGTACAAACTACCTAATTGTTCATTATTATCGCTGAGCACCAACTATTTGCACTCTGTTTGCTCTGAGGAATAAGAATAAAGCACCGCCGAACTTCCTTTTGCGAAGCTCAATATTTTGGAACCTATTGTACTGCTGAACTGTCCGTCTCTGGCCTGCCCATGTGTACTCAATTCTTGTTGGGCTGGCTTCTTGAGAAAAACTACACGCGAGTTGTCAATTAATCCGATGTTTATATTGCACTTCTCATTATGTTGTTTTTGCGCATAGCTGTGGTTGGAGAGCCTTGCTCTGTATCTGCGTTACATATTCAGAGTTTGAGACAGCAAATGTGTATTTCAGACTGCGTTCTAGCCTAAGTACAGAACGCATTTCTGTTCTGGAACAGAATATCTGAACGTAACTCACTAAACTTGCATGTTATCGCCGCAGCTATAAACTTGTGTCTCGTCGAGCTCTAATTAGGGCACGTTTGTATCATGAGATGGGTTTGGCCAGGTTCCTGCAGGGCCAAGTGCACCTGAATGCTAAGCTGCATGCCTAGTCCAGTGAGCTCGGTAGGCGTGGCGAGAATTCCAAATGCTATGAGGTGTGGTTAGAACTCCAAATGGTCAGTCTACAGCTACTATCTCTGATCCTAAATATAAATTCATTTACGATCATTCTAAATCAAACCTTTTTCACTTTAATCCTCTATTtctgaaaaggaaaaattggTTCTATAGCATCCAAATTTCTTGTGTTTAGTTTTAAACCACTGAAATGTTCCGGTGCACTTCAATACCACTGAAAATTTCCacctttttagttttttagcaCTACCGTCACTTACCGTTAGGATTTATTTGCAACTCTTTTATTTTCGCTAAAAAATGAATGTTGAATATCCAAAGTGGCCCAAACTAGGTTTTATCCACTTATCCCCTCCTTAGCCTTTCCCATTGCGCAACAACTCTCCGGCCCACTCTCCGGCCCTGCTGCCGCTGTGcgactccccctcccctcctatGCGCCACGAGTCTCCACCCCCTTGCACGCTATCCTTCCCCCTCCACCCGCATTGTGCGCGCTTCCGTCTCACCACCAGTGCCGCGTGCACCTCCCACTCTCCACTCATGAGCCAACATCCCGTGGACAAGGGCCGAGAGCTACAGTGTGGACAGGGGCGCCTCGCCAGAGAGCAGCGCCATGGTGGCACCTCTCTGTTAGGAGAAGCGCTGTGAATGGGATGGCTTGCGTCTGGGAGGAGCGACGTCGATCGAGGGTGCCGTGTGTGGGGAGAGGGCCGTCGTGGACCAAGGGGGCTAGAGAGGGGCACCGCTGTGGAGGAGCGCCGTGGAAGGAGAGTCACCATGGACCGAGGGGGCTGGAGAGGGGCACTGCACAGGTGCGTGCCTCCTGTCAAAGAGGAGAACACATCTGTGGTTTAAGTTTGGGTTTGGCCCATGGATCTGATGGTCTCGTACCTAGAGGCAAAGGCAAAATAGTCCCAAGTGATGGTAGTGCTAAAAAACTAAACGGTGGGAAATTTGAGTGGTATTAAAGTGCACCGGAACATTTAAGTGGTATGAAACTAAACATGAGAAATTTCGATGCTATAgaaccatttttttctttttaaaaaaatatatagattgacaacataagaTCAATGCTATTAGATTTATCGTAAAAACACTTTAATAATATATAGCTCTtcttattaaaataatatatttttatagatattattaattAAAGTATTATATTGGAGACTTTGTTGTTGTCTTAATGAACTCATATTTGGGACGAGAGGAAGTACTCTTTTGCACCCTGAAAGTTCTAGAGTATTATATTCTAAACTTCAAACAGCTAGCTCTCAGTTTGATGCAGATTGTGCTTGACCATCTGCTTAACCCTCAAGAGCAAAGATACCAGTGAAGATTTGCCGTGTCGAGTGACTGTGTATGCACATGCAGGTCACTTGACGGGTCAGCTCGACCACTGTGGAGAAAGATACGGGaaaaaagataaacaagacAACGGTTAGTTTTCTCTCCCCCATCCAACGTCCATACCTACCTCCAACTGTTGAACTTATGGTCAAATG
This region includes:
- the LOC133908400 gene encoding V-type proton ATPase subunit E-like, with product MNDTDVAKQIQQMVRFIRQEADEKASEISVSAEEEFNIEKLQLVEAEKKKIRQEYERKEKQVDVRKKIEYSMQLNASRIKVLQAQDDLVNKMKEDAMKEVLLVSQNHHEYKNLLKELIVQGLLRLKEPAVLLRCRKEDHHHVESVLHSAKHEYASKADVHEPEILVDHNVYLPSAPSHHDSHVQFCSGGVVLASRDGKIVCENTLDARLEVVFRKKLPEIRKLLFVQSVA